A segment of the Deinococcota bacterium genome:
AAGTCCAGAGCACAATGACAGTAGAGATACGCGGTTGCACAGACAAAGCGCTCTGTGCGTAAAATCTCTGGCGTACAAAGAAACTCCGGTCCTTCGGGACTGCCCGTTGGTTCTTGAGGTTCCAGCGGGCGGGGTGCATGACACACCCCTAAGCTCGGTAAACTCGTCCAACCCTTCCGGTTTGGCGCGAGTGAGAACGAGAATCCCCTGAATTTATTCATGGGGAGTGTCAAAGGTCTCGTGCGAGGCATCCGGGATGATGAGCCGCTCGACATTCGGCAGCAGGCGCTCGAGCTCGCCGTCGATAATGGCGCAGAGCGACCGGCCGTCCGGCGACTGCACCCACACCTCGTCGAATGGCAACTCCACGTCTGACGCCCTCCTTCAGCATAACGGCCGCAGTCACCGGCGTGCGCCGCTCTTGCGCATGTCCGATGCACTGCGTTGTTATGCGACGTTCTGCATCTTGTTCGCGTAGTCGCGGCCCGAGGTTGGCGGGGGGAGAGGCTTTCCATCTTGGTGATAAAGCGCAATTGCTTCCTCTACAACTTGGCACAGTTGCTCGAAGACGGCCTTTTCATCCTGACCGTGGCACCCACCGTAAATCAGGCCCGGAGAGCTCCCGACGAAGCATTGGTCCTCTTCCGACCACTCGACGATCTTCGCGTACCTTGCGCTTTCCTTCATGATTTTGACTCCTCGACAGCACGCTTCACGGCACGAGCCTGATAGTGCTTAGCATCGTCACCAAGCGCACCCGATATTGTGATCGGTTTAGAAACTCTCGGATGAACAAAGTTTCGGTGGCTACCTTTCCCGCCTCGATTGACGAAGCCTGCGCGTTCAAGCTCGGCAACAAGTTCTCTCACCTTCTGCGGCACGAAATCACCGGTGGATACTTCGTCGCATAACGACCAAGCTCAGCGGCGCAGCCTGAACATATGCGATAGCTCATGCTTAAGCCTACACCAGATTTGGAGTACAACGAGGCTGCGTCCCTTGCAGCGAGTTGTTAAGCGGCGAAACAAGTGAGAGCCTCAAATGGTCTGCCGAGGAGCCGCCGTACTCTCATCACCTGTATTTGGTGTGCCCGTTGGTTCAATAACTGTAACCGTTCAGGGGGGTATCAGGCAGCGACGGGTAGCTGGTCTTCCAGGTCAGTCGTGGTGGGTAGCAGCGAAGGTGCAGCTTCACCCTGCCGAGCTGCCTGACAAGCCTCGGTCAAGTATCCCAGCACATCCCGGTCTTGCTGTCTCAAGGTCGTGACGACTATGTGCCCTGTACCCGCGTTGCAGGGCACTTTGAAACGGGTACTCAGCATTCGCACCACGAACTCACTGCCCGCCGCACTTTGTGAGCCAAAGCTGATGCGTCGCCAGATGACTGCGGGCCTTATGGCTCTTTCAGCGGTATTATTGGTCGGCTCGACTCCCTGCTGGTAGACGAACAGCCATAGTGTAGGGCCACTAGGCCCCCGCTAGTACCCGCACTAGCGGGGGAGGGCAGTTCATCGCGTATAGTAAAGAGCATATGGAACGGGTCTCGAGTCGTCATGATGGCGCCTCTGACCGCGCAGCGGAGTATGTGCGGCTCTTGGGTAGGCCCCGGGTCCAGTTCGGCCGGACGCGGCTGGACTTTGCTCCCGACAAGCGCTACGGGCTCCTGGCCTATCTGGCTTACGCCGCCGACTGGATAGGCCGCGATAGGCTGGCCTACCTGTTCTGGCCCGACAGCGACAACCAGAGAGCGCTCAAGAACCTGAGCCAGCTCTTAAAGCGCGTGCGGGCGCTGGACTGGCCCCGGCTCGAGGCCGACCGCTACCGCTTGCGCTGGCCCGTGCGGACCGACGTGGCCGACTTCAAGAGGGCGAGTGAGCGCGGCGACTGGGACGAGGCTGTTGCTCTCTACGGCGGCCCGCTGCTGGCGGACATGGACGGCGGCGAGAGCAGCGAACTTGCCGCTTGGCTCGAGATCGAGCGCGAGCACCTGCACGCCCTCTGGCGCGCGGCCCTGTTGCGGCGCGCTCGAGACCTGGAGGCACTCGGGCGGCATGACGGGGCGGCCGACCTGTTCCGCCGCCTGCTGCAACAAGACGAGCTGGACGAGGAGGCGTTGCGCGCCTGTATGGGCGCGGCGTTGCGCGCCGGGCAGCGGGAGCAGGCCCTCAAGCTGCACCGGGACTTCGCCCAGCGGCTGCACCGGGAACTGGCGCTGGAGCCCACCTCGACCACGCAGCAGCTCGCCCGGCTTATCCGCGCTGGAGACGGCGAAGGCCTCGAGCGGCTGCTGCTCGCCGCCCCAGCCGCAGCGGGCCCGGCTGCTGGGCCCGCGGCGCTCGCCGTCGGTTCGCCGCCGCTGCCCCTGGCGCTCACCTCCTTCGTGGGGCGCGACTTAGAGCTCGCCGAGATCGCGCATCTGCTCGCCAAGCCCGAGTGCCGCTTGCTGACGCTGGTCGGCCCCGGCGGCGTCGGCAAGACGCGCTTGGCCCTCCAGGCCGCCGCCGAGCTGGGCTCGCGCTATGAGGGCGGGGTCTACTTCGTGCCGCTCGAGACCCTGACCCTGCCCGCGCTCATCCCCGCCGCCGTCGCCGCCGCCATCGGGCTCGAGCTCCAGGGCCAGGACGACGCTCTGGCCCAGCTCGCCCGTCACCTCGGCGAGGAGCGAGCCTTGCTGGTGCTGGACAACTACGAGCAGCTCATGAAGGCCGCCCTGCTGGCGCCGCAACTGCTGCGGCTTTGCCCCAAGCTCGAGCTGCTCGTCACCTCGCGCGAGCGCCTGAACGTGGCCGAGGAATGGCTCTTGCCGGTGGCGGGCATGCCCTTTCCGGCAGGCGCCGCCAGCGCGGAGGAGGCGCTGTCGTTCGACGCGGTGCAGCTCTTCGTACAGCGGGCGCAGCGGGTGCGGCCCGGCTTTTCCCTGGGCGAAGAGGAGCGCGGCCACGTGCTGGCGATCTGCGGACTGGTGCAGGGCCTTCCGCTCGGCCTCGAGCTCTCGGCGGTGTGGGTCAGGATGATGTCCTGCGCGGAGATCGCCGGGGAGTTGGGAGAAGGTCTGGATTTCTTGGCGAGCGCCCGCAACCTGCCCGAGCGGCAGCAGAGCATCCGGGCGGTCTTCGAGCACTCCTGGCGGCTGCTGAGCCCCGTGGAGCGGCAGGTCCTGGCCGGGCTTTCGGTGTTCAGGGGCGGCTTCGCCAAGGGGGCCGCGGCCGTGGTGGTGGGGGCGTCCGTCGCCGTGCTGGCCGCCCTGGTCGACAAGTCCCTGCTGCGCGGCAGCCCGTCCGGGCGCTATGACCGCCATCCCCTCCTCTACGACTACAGTCAGGAGAAGCTGACGGCGAGCGGCGAGGAAAGCGGCCTCCGGCAGCGGCACGCCGCCTACTACCTGGCGCTGGCGGAGGAGGTCGGGCCGCAGCTCCGCAGCGTCGGCGACGTCCATGCGCTCGACCGGCTCGAGCTCGAGCACGAAAACCTGCGCTCGGCGCTGCGCTGGGCGCTCGCTGCGGGCGAAGAGGTGACGGCGCTGCGCCTGGCCGGGGCGCTGGGGCGGTTTTGGGAGATACGCGGCTACTTAAGCGAGGGCTGCCGCTGGCTGGAGGCGGCGCTGGCTCTCCGGCAGGGCGTACCAAAGGACGTGCAGGCCAGGGCGCTGACCGCCTTCGGCAGGCTCACCCTGCTGCAGGGGAACGCCGCAGAGGCCGCGCCCGCGCTGGCGGCGGGACTCGAGCTGTGGCGGGAGGTGGGCGACAAGCCCAACATCGCCGAGGGGCTCGTCCGCCTCGGCAGCGTGGCGTTGGAAGGAGGTGACTTTGGGCGCGCCGAGGCGCTCCACCAGGAGAGCCTGGCGCTGGCCCTAGCGGCGGGGGACAAGGGCGGCGTCGCCTTCGCGCTCAACAACCTCGGCGAGGTGGCGCGCTGCCGGGGCGACGCGGCCAGGGCGGCGGACCTCTACCAGCAGAGCCTGGCACTGCACCGGGAGACGGGCAACAAGCGGGGCGCGGCCATCGTCCTGGGCAACCTCGGCTATGTGGCGCAGCACCAGGGCGAGCTCGAGCGGGCGGCGAGCTTTTTGCGGGAGAGCCTGGGCCTGAAGCACGAACTGGGTGATACCATCGGTCTCTCCTACTGTTTCGCGGGTTTGGCGGGCGTGTCCGCGGGCGCGAGCGATTTCGTGCGCGCCGCGCGGCTTCTGGGCGTGACCGAGGCGCTGCTCGAGCGGACCAGGCACCGGCTCGACACCGCCGACCGCGCCGACTTCGCGCGCAACCGCGCCGCCGTGCGCGCCGAGTTCGACGAGCCGACCTTCGCGGGGACCTGGGCGGAAGGATGTGCCATGACGCTCGAGCAGGCCGTCGCCTACGCCCTCAAAGGCGAGATGAGAGCCTAAGCGATGAGCCGCCGCTTGCCCACGTAGAGCTCGAGCACCCTGAGCGCATCCTCCAAATTGCAAATTGAACCGCCCTTAGGCGTAGAAGGTCTCCAACACCTCGTCGGGGTGTTCGTAGCGGCGGCGGGTGAGGTACTTTTCGCGCTCGAGCTCGACCTGCTTGTCCAGGCTCATACTCTCCAGGTCCTGCCAGATGAGGCCGAAGGGCACGCGCTCGGTTTCCTTGGCGACACGCCAGGCGGCCTCTAAGTCGTGCGGGTCATGGCCGTCTTCGGCAAAGTTCCAGCCGTGCTCGCGGTAGTAGTTGTACTCCTGGTTGCCACGAAAGGTCACGCAGGGGCTCTTGACGTTTAGGAGCGCGAAGCCGTCGTGCTCCATGCCCTTGACGATGAGCTCCTTGAGGCCCTTGGTGTTGGCCGAAAAGGACTGCGCCAAAAAAGTCACGCCCAAGGACAAGGCCCAGGCGAGCGGGTTCAAGGGCCGCTCGCTGTGGCCGAAGGGCTGCGACTTGGTGGGCTCGCCGAGCTTGGCCGTGGGCGAGCCCTGGCCCTTGGTGAGGCCGTAGACGGCGTTGTCCATGACGATGTAGGTGAGGTTGGGGTTGCGCCTCAGGGTGTGGACGAAGTGGCCCGCGCCGATCGCGTAGGCGTCGCCGTCACCGCCCGCTACCAAGACTCTCAGGTCGGGCCGCGCCAGCCGCACCCCGGTGGCGATGGGCAGGGCGCGGCCGTGGATGGTGTTGAAACCGTAGCCGCTCACGTAGCCCGGCAGCCGGCTGCTGCAGCCGATGCCGGAGATGACCGCTAAGTCCTGCGGCGGGATCTGCAGTTCGGCGACCGCCTGGTGGATGGCGTTAAGAACGCCGAAGTCGCCGCAGCCGGGGCACCAGATGTTGGGCACGCTGGTGCGGTAGTCCTTGGCGGTGAGGACTTTTTCTGCCATAGTCTCCTCTTTCCTTTAGGCGGCGACCTTTACGCCGCGACTTTCACCTTACAGTGCTCGCGAATGAGCGCCAGGACCTCCTGGACGCTGAAGGGGTTGCCGCCGGCTCGCCGCTCGGACAAGAAAAGCTCGGGCAGGCTCTCGGCGTAGCCCCTCAAAAAGTGGTAGTACTGGCCGCTCAGGCTCATCTCGAGGACGACGACCTTGCGCTTGCCCCTCAAGAACTCAGCCAGGCTCCTTTGCGGCAACGGGTAGAGCAGCCGGGGCACGTAGGCCGCTACGCTCAGGCCCTCGGCCTCGGCGCGCCCGACGGCCTGGCGCAGCGCGCCCCGGACGCTGCCCCAGCAGAGGAGGCC
Coding sequences within it:
- a CDS encoding type II toxin-antitoxin system HicA family toxin → MPQKVRELVAELERAGFVNRGGKGSHRNFVHPRVSKPITISGALGDDAKHYQARAVKRAVEESKS
- a CDS encoding 2-oxoacid:ferredoxin oxidoreductase subunit beta, producing the protein MAEKVLTAKDYRTSVPNIWCPGCGDFGVLNAIHQAVAELQIPPQDLAVISGIGCSSRLPGYVSGYGFNTIHGRALPIATGVRLARPDLRVLVAGGDGDAYAIGAGHFVHTLRRNPNLTYIVMDNAVYGLTKGQGSPTAKLGEPTKSQPFGHSERPLNPLAWALSLGVTFLAQSFSANTKGLKELIVKGMEHDGFALLNVKSPCVTFRGNQEYNYYREHGWNFAEDGHDPHDLEAAWRVAKETERVPFGLIWQDLESMSLDKQVELEREKYLTRRRYEHPDEVLETFYA
- a CDS encoding tetratricopeptide repeat protein produces the protein MGRPRVQFGRTRLDFAPDKRYGLLAYLAYAADWIGRDRLAYLFWPDSDNQRALKNLSQLLKRVRALDWPRLEADRYRLRWPVRTDVADFKRASERGDWDEAVALYGGPLLADMDGGESSELAAWLEIEREHLHALWRAALLRRARDLEALGRHDGAADLFRRLLQQDELDEEALRACMGAALRAGQREQALKLHRDFAQRLHRELALEPTSTTQQLARLIRAGDGEGLERLLLAAPAAAGPAAGPAALAVGSPPLPLALTSFVGRDLELAEIAHLLAKPECRLLTLVGPGGVGKTRLALQAAAELGSRYEGGVYFVPLETLTLPALIPAAVAAAIGLELQGQDDALAQLARHLGEERALLVLDNYEQLMKAALLAPQLLRLCPKLELLVTSRERLNVAEEWLLPVAGMPFPAGAASAEEALSFDAVQLFVQRAQRVRPGFSLGEEERGHVLAICGLVQGLPLGLELSAVWVRMMSCAEIAGELGEGLDFLASARNLPERQQSIRAVFEHSWRLLSPVERQVLAGLSVFRGGFAKGAAAVVVGASVAVLAALVDKSLLRGSPSGRYDRHPLLYDYSQEKLTASGEESGLRQRHAAYYLALAEEVGPQLRSVGDVHALDRLELEHENLRSALRWALAAGEEVTALRLAGALGRFWEIRGYLSEGCRWLEAALALRQGVPKDVQARALTAFGRLTLLQGNAAEAAPALAAGLELWREVGDKPNIAEGLVRLGSVALEGGDFGRAEALHQESLALALAAGDKGGVAFALNNLGEVARCRGDAARAADLYQQSLALHRETGNKRGAAIVLGNLGYVAQHQGELERAASFLRESLGLKHELGDTIGLSYCFAGLAGVSAGASDFVRAARLLGVTEALLERTRHRLDTADRADFARNRAAVRAEFDEPTFAGTWAEGCAMTLEQAVAYALKGEMRA